One Spinacia oleracea cultivar Varoflay chromosome 4, BTI_SOV_V1, whole genome shotgun sequence DNA segment encodes these proteins:
- the LOC130471601 gene encoding pheromone-processing carboxypeptidase KEX1: MHFNDGTPNWYKYGTGDGRWKYDTEVLTIILEVAENSYEDGKYSAGLGMGYGGIESDGEDGMIHDEQASDVEEDDDDDDVVEIENPNPVVPEPTIEISSGSEDELEENNLVDSEPQQNNKAMDEDSDPEEDLDDPNDQDFTPEPYEERKDRRDDVSL, encoded by the coding sequence atgcattttaatgatggtaccccaaattggtacaaatatgggactggagatggtaggtggaagtatgatactgAGGTTCTTACTattatcttagaggttgcggagaatagctatgaggatgggaagtactctgcgggtctaggtatgggctatggaggaatagaaagtgatggtgaggatggcatgattcatgatgagcaagctagtgatgttgaggaggacgatgatgatgatgacgtagtagagattgagaatcctaatcctgtagttcctgaaccaacaattgagatatctagtggatctgaggatgagcttgaagagaataatttggttgatagtgagccacaacagAATAAtaaggctatggatgaagactctgatccggaagaagacttggatgatcctaatgatcaagactttactccagagccaTACGAGGAAAGAAaggatcgtcgtgatgacgttagtctctag